One part of the Vicia villosa cultivar HV-30 ecotype Madison, WI linkage group LG6, Vvil1.0, whole genome shotgun sequence genome encodes these proteins:
- the LOC131611051 gene encoding uncharacterized protein LOC131611051 — protein MTTIRVLLVVAAIQNWTLFKLDVNTAFLHGDLNEEVYMKGPPGLDLPKQNLTKAHLDAKFNIKDLGTLNSFFGFEVARRINGISICQRKYALDLINDAGILGAKPCSTPMQHHLQLHKTFGTHISEHTTYKRLIGRLLYLTHTRPEIAYVISIVMPVILYYDKNSAMHIAANPVLHEKIKHIEIDCHVVHERILNGTIHLIPDTTQEQVANIFTKSLHPGPFNRLLSKLGLIDIHYSLMGALNDSTLPFASSSQSNWINHGGDLFNRRYAIKEHKINPKTAHKLSLKWKFFAGNDITATPTIYKGIIYFPSWNGNLYAIKQNDGSLVWKKNLGILTGLNGTGLVNNVNWTVARSTPTVAKDLLIVGIFGPAVIIGLKRNNGELVWLTKLENHSKAAVTMSGTYYNGSYYVGTSSLEEFVAIDKCCTFRGSFAKLDAKIGAILWQTYMLPDNKGKRDAYAGAAIWGSSPSIDVYRKHVYIATGNLYSAPKNILECQERQNNETTPIEQDKCVEPENHSNSILALDFDSGNIKWYKQLGGFDVWFLACNNASTPNCPPQGASPDADFGEAPMMLTPYVNGRNKNIIVVVQKSGFAWALDRDNGSLIWFMEAGPGGVVGGGTWGASTDDKRVYTNIVNSDNKNFTLLPSNINITTGGWVAMDARNGKVLWSTANPSNNTASGPVSVANDVVFGGSTDILGHLYAMNARNGKILWSYETGGSVYGGMSISNGCIYVGSGYNVSIGVIFNYTGGTSLFAFCV, from the exons ATGACAACAATTAGGGTCCTTTTGGTTGTTGCAGCTATTCAGAACTGGACTTTGTTCAAACTAGATGTCAATACAGCTTTTCTTCATGGGGACCTCAATGAAGAAGTATATATGAAGGGTCCTCCAGGTCTTGATCTACCCAAACAGAATCTT ACCAAAGCTCATTTGGATGCCAAATTCAACATTAAAGATCTAGGCACACTAAATTCTTTCTTTGGATTTGAAGTGGCTCGCAGAATTAATGGTATTTCTATCTGCCAAAGAAAATATGCCCTTGATTTGATCAATGATGCAGGAATCCTTGGAGCTAAACCTTGTTCCACACCTATGCAACATCACTTGCAATTGCACAAAACATTTGGAACTCACATATCTGAACATACTACATACAAAAGGCTTATAGGTCGTTTGCTTTACCTCACTCATACTCGACCTGAAATTGCTTATGTT ATTTCAATTGTTATGCCTGTTATTCTATACTATGACAAAAATTCAGCAATGCACATTGCTGCTAATCCTGTGTTGCACGAAAAGATCAAACACATTGAAATCGATTGTCATGTGGTTCATGAAAGGATCTTGAATGGAACTATTCACCTTATTCCAGACACCACTCAAGAACAAGTAGCTAACATCTTCACTAAATCACTACATCCTGGTCCTTTCAATCGTTTACTTTCCAAGCTTGGATTGATTGACATTCACTACAGCTTGATGGGGGCTTTGAATGATAGTACAT TACCTTTTGCTTCAAGCTCACAATCAAAT tgGATAAACCATGGTGGAGATTTGTTCAACAGAAGATATGCAATCAAGGAGCACAAAATCAATCCAAAAACAGCTCATAAATTAAGTTTGAAATGGAAATTCTTTGCAGGCAATGATATTACAGCAACACCAACAATATACAAAGGAATAATTTATTTTCCAAGCTGGAATGGTAACCTATATGCAATAAAACAAAATGATGGCTCACTTGTGTGGAAAAAAAATTTGGGAATATTGACAGGTTTAAATGGAACTGGATTGGTTAATAATGTAAACTGGACTGTGGCTAGATCAACTCCAACCGTAGCTAAAGATTTATTGATTGTTGGAATTTTTGGGCCTGCTGTTATTATTGGTCTCAAAAGGAATAATGGTGAGCTTGTTTGGTTGACCAAGTTGGAGAATCATTCTAAAGCAGCTGTTACCATGTCTGGAACTTATTACAATGG GAGTTATTATGTCGGAACATCTTCACTAGAAGAATTTGTAGCAATTGATAAGTGTTGCACATTTCGTGGAAGCTTTGCCAAACTTGATGCTAAAATTGGCGCCATCTTATGGCAAACCTATATGTTGCCAGATAACAAAGGAAAAAGAGATGCATATGCAGGAGCTGCCATTTGGGGAAGTAGTCCTTCCATTGATGTTTATAGAAAACATGTTTATATTGCCACTGGAAATCTTTATTCTGCTCCAAAAAACATACTTGAATGTCAAGAAAGACAAAATAATGAAACTACTCCTATTGAACAAGACAAGTGTGTTGAACCTGAAAACCACTCCAATTCAATCTTAGCCCTTGATTTTGATTCGGGTAATATCAAATGGTACAAACAATTAGGAGGCTTTGACGTATGGTTTTTGGCATGTAACAATGCTTCAACACCTAATTGTCCTCCTCAAGGcgcttcaccagatgctgatttTGGAGAGGCACCAATGATGTTAACTCCTTACGTAAAtggaagaaataaaaatattattgttgttgtccaAAAAAGTGGATTTGCATGGGCATTGGATCGTGACAATGGGTCACTTATATGGTTTATG GAAGCAGGACCTGGTGGTGTGGTTGGAGGTGGAACATGGGGAGCATCAACTGATGATAAAAGAGTTTATACAAACATTGTAAATTCAGATAACAAAAACTTCACACTACTGCCatcaaatataaatataacaacaGGAGGGTGGGTGGCAATGGATGCTAGAAATGGAAAAGTTCTATGGTCTACAGCTAACCCTAGCAATAATACTGCAAGTGGTCCTGTTAGTgtggcaaatgatgttgtttttgGTGGATCTACAGATATATTAGGACACCTATATGCAATGAATGCAAGAAATGGTAAAATTTTATGGTCTTATGAAACTGGAGGTAGTGTTTATGGTGGCATGTCAATTAGCAACGGATGTATTTATGTGGGTAGTGGATATAATGTGTCTAT